The Candidatus Nanohalovita haloferacivicina genome has a window encoding:
- a CDS encoding DUF3450 family protein produces METPLLKRRLNPILLISTVLTLALIAGMSVVYQDQLNNLVSSKKDLQEELKDKEQTIDSLESERQDLEERTSTLNSTTAQLQEIINEKNQTIDEQQTTIGGLNTKINELQTTRDELNNTVNNLRGNLTDVRSDINDVCGDPNIDNLTEDSQDICDNY; encoded by the coding sequence ATGGAGACACCGCTGCTCAAGAGACGGCTTAACCCTATTCTACTGATTTCGACAGTTCTGACACTGGCCCTTATCGCAGGAATGTCAGTGGTTTACCAGGACCAGCTTAACAACCTTGTATCCAGCAAAAAAGACCTGCAGGAGGAGTTGAAGGATAAAGAACAGACAATCGACTCTCTGGAAAGCGAAAGACAGGATCTGGAAGAGAGAACATCAACGCTTAACAGCACTACAGCACAGCTTCAGGAAATAATAAACGAGAAAAACCAGACTATCGACGAGCAGCAAACCACGATAGGCGGCCTGAACACGAAAATCAATGAGCTTCAGACGACAAGAGATGAACTAAATAACACCGTCAATAATCTGAGAGGAAACCTAACAGACGTCCGAAGCGACATTAACGATGTTTGTGGCGACCCTAACATCGACAACCTAACTGAAGACAGCCAGGACATCTGTGACAACTACTGA
- a CDS encoding DUF7502 family protein, whose protein sequence is MRIEKLLKQLKREFIKVNVIQACLDTILFFLISNLGLFFISVRIFENISNLYALMALSTVFGIIDFYRRNQRYRLEIYEEENPELREVLRTARDNLDQRNVASQALFDDVMERARSVTSESIIPSKEIIQKILAVGGLCFLTVLSGVADINLQNDTRNVFTDIRGGGSEGGGNFTLGNSSKIEIRDVNASYPAANFTFDVQGEGESSKPEIRPYSSRENILYESSTEGLDEDLDLAREYSIAIKEFE, encoded by the coding sequence ATGAGAATTGAGAAACTGCTCAAACAGTTGAAGAGAGAATTTATCAAAGTAAACGTTATCCAGGCCTGCCTAGACACAATTCTATTCTTCCTCATATCCAACCTGGGGCTTTTCTTCATCTCTGTCAGAATATTCGAAAACATAAGCAATCTCTACGCCCTTATGGCCCTGAGCACAGTATTCGGAATAATAGACTTCTACAGAAGAAACCAGCGTTACAGACTTGAAATATACGAGGAGGAAAACCCCGAGCTGAGAGAAGTACTGAGAACCGCCAGAGACAACCTTGATCAGAGAAACGTGGCATCTCAGGCCCTCTTCGACGATGTGATGGAGAGAGCACGATCAGTCACCTCGGAAAGCATAATCCCAAGCAAGGAAATCATCCAGAAAATTCTTGCAGTAGGAGGCCTTTGCTTCCTGACCGTTCTCTCCGGTGTAGCAGACATCAACCTCCAGAACGATACAAGAAATGTTTTCACAGATATCAGAGGTGGCGGATCAGAAGGTGGCGGCAACTTCACTCTTGGAAACTCCTCAAAAATTGAAATAAGAGATGTAAATGCAAGCTATCCTGCAGCAAACTTCACTTTCGATGTTCAGGGCGAGGGAGAAAGCTCAAAGCCAGAGATAAGGCCTTATTCTTCACGTGAAAATATTCTCTACGAGTCTTCAACTGAGGGCCTTGATGAAGATCTTGATCTTGCGCGAGAGTACAGTATTGCTATAAAGGAGTTCGAGTAG
- a CDS encoding AAA family ATPase, producing MQISNLDEAGKYDKASEKLNEIKEEVGKVIVGQEEIIENVLISILCDGNVLLESNPGMGKTKMIHTVSEVMGLDFSRIQNTPDLMPSDITGTHIIDESSGETEFIFQRGPIFANMVLADEINRATPKTQSALLEAMQEKQVTVGNQSYELDKPFFVMATQNPIDQEGTYPLPEAQRDRFMMKLELEYPKKDEEQEIVERFTSELNYEPELKEVISKPSVVRLQEFTRQVPIADDIKERAIDIVTSTRDHEDLDYGASPRASMNIVLAAKGRALIKGRNHVSASDINSVAKPVLRHRIGLSFKAEKKGKDEDKVVEEIVHSV from the coding sequence ATGCAGATATCGAACCTGGATGAGGCAGGGAAGTACGATAAGGCTTCCGAGAAACTTAATGAAATCAAAGAAGAAGTCGGCAAAGTCATTGTAGGCCAGGAAGAAATAATTGAAAACGTTCTGATATCGATTCTGTGCGATGGAAACGTTCTACTGGAATCAAACCCGGGAATGGGTAAGACGAAGATGATTCACACCGTTTCAGAGGTTATGGGCTTGGATTTCTCCCGTATACAGAACACGCCAGACCTTATGCCTTCAGACATAACCGGAACACACATAATCGATGAATCCTCCGGAGAAACAGAGTTCATCTTCCAGAGAGGGCCGATCTTTGCAAACATGGTGCTAGCAGACGAAATCAACCGTGCAACACCGAAGACACAATCCGCTCTGTTAGAGGCTATGCAGGAGAAACAGGTCACGGTAGGAAACCAGAGTTACGAACTGGACAAACCTTTCTTCGTAATGGCAACACAGAACCCAATCGACCAGGAAGGAACATATCCACTACCGGAGGCCCAGAGAGACCGTTTCATGATGAAACTGGAGCTTGAATATCCGAAAAAAGATGAGGAACAGGAGATTGTCGAAAGATTCACATCCGAACTGAACTACGAACCAGAGCTCAAAGAAGTAATTTCAAAGCCTTCAGTAGTCAGACTTCAGGAGTTCACACGGCAGGTACCGATCGCCGACGACATAAAGGAAAGAGCAATCGACATCGTAACATCAACCAGAGATCACGAAGATCTGGATTACGGGGCCTCACCAAGAGCATCAATGAACATTGTACTGGCAGCCAAAGGCCGCGCACTGATCAAAGGCCGCAACCACGTCTCGGCATCAGATATCAACTCTGTGGCCAAACCAGTTCTACGGCACAGAATAGGCCTGAGCTTCAAAGCCGAGAAGAAAGGAAAAGACGAGGATAAAGTTGTAGAGGAAATAGTGCACTCGGTATGA
- a CDS encoding DUF58 domain-containing protein, producing MIDIEFLDELQKFQLALTKHSDERSQGEQSSSFTGQGMIFKDHKQYAPGDDIRKIDWKAYARTKDYFVKRFEEEKNLTLHILLDRSSSMDYGEPKKYDYGGKIGIAIADMALNTNDRFRFSVFSETITDISSGRRNSNTPSIISTLNQLRKTPESRVERCLTEYSSRIKNKSAVIIISDFLTDLEDIESGIESLKNTEVILVNVFDKEEIDPSFEGDTILKDPESESTLRTYLSSRTKNKYQKQLKEHTEQIEEIANKHGARYLQVSTGDDVLESFLEVWQAINR from the coding sequence ATGATAGATATAGAGTTCCTTGACGAGCTGCAGAAATTCCAGCTTGCTCTCACCAAGCACTCAGACGAAAGAAGCCAGGGAGAGCAGTCAAGCAGCTTTACAGGCCAGGGAATGATCTTCAAGGACCACAAACAGTACGCACCAGGCGATGACATCCGAAAGATCGACTGGAAGGCCTACGCCAGAACAAAGGATTACTTTGTGAAAAGGTTTGAGGAGGAGAAAAACCTGACTCTCCACATTCTGCTGGACAGAAGCAGTTCGATGGATTATGGAGAACCAAAAAAATACGACTACGGCGGGAAAATAGGGATAGCCATAGCAGACATGGCCCTGAACACGAACGACAGGTTCCGCTTCTCAGTATTCTCCGAGACAATTACCGATATTTCTTCAGGCCGCAGAAATTCAAACACGCCAAGCATTATCTCAACACTCAACCAGTTAAGGAAGACTCCTGAAAGCAGGGTTGAAAGATGCCTTACAGAGTACAGCAGCCGGATCAAGAACAAGTCCGCCGTAATAATAATTTCAGACTTCCTAACCGACCTCGAAGATATAGAATCAGGAATTGAAAGCCTGAAAAACACAGAAGTAATACTCGTAAACGTCTTCGACAAAGAAGAAATTGACCCAAGCTTCGAGGGAGATACTATACTGAAAGATCCTGAATCCGAGTCAACGCTACGAACCTATCTCTCAAGCAGAACCAAAAACAAGTACCAGAAACAGCTCAAAGAACACACGGAACAGATAGAAGAGATAGCAAACAAACACGGGGCCCGATACCTACAGGTTTCTACAGGAGATGACGTGCTTGAATCATTCCTTGAAGTCTGGCAGGCAATCAACAGGTAA
- a CDS encoding metallophosphoesterase translates to MNFLGFKTIDSIPGLYHEKLDLIAISDLHLGLESSMTFKGSYVPQFQLEDIKDDIQKMKEDTGAERILVNGDLKNEFSTNYSEKREIEEFIEFLQEKFEDVIIIKGNHDTFIDEIVEEKGLRLLRKYREDGVLFTHGHIGLEELGEEDFETVVIGHEHPALRLTDDVGVKEKVDCFLYGEMSEGRNIVVMPAFSKISNGTNINEVPSHKLLSPILRNHVKKDSLKAIAVDREAGIFEFPRLGRI, encoded by the coding sequence ATGAACTTTCTAGGATTCAAAACCATAGACAGCATACCAGGCCTATACCACGAGAAACTGGATCTAATAGCAATATCCGACCTGCATCTAGGCCTCGAAAGCAGCATGACCTTCAAAGGAAGCTACGTACCACAGTTCCAGCTGGAAGACATAAAGGACGATATCCAGAAAATGAAGGAGGACACCGGGGCCGAAAGAATACTTGTCAACGGAGACCTCAAAAACGAGTTCTCAACCAACTACTCCGAAAAAAGAGAAATAGAAGAATTCATCGAATTCCTGCAAGAAAAATTCGAGGACGTCATAATAATCAAAGGAAACCACGACACATTCATAGACGAAATTGTAGAAGAAAAAGGCCTCCGACTACTGAGAAAATACAGAGAAGACGGAGTGCTTTTCACGCACGGCCACATCGGCCTCGAAGAACTTGGGGAAGAAGACTTTGAAACAGTAGTTATAGGCCACGAACACCCTGCTCTCAGACTTACAGACGATGTAGGTGTGAAAGAAAAGGTTGACTGCTTCCTCTACGGAGAAATGTCAGAAGGCCGAAATATTGTAGTGATGCCGGCCTTCTCCAAGATTTCAAACGGAACAAACATCAACGAAGTACCCTCACACAAATTACTCTCACCTATTCTCAGGAACCACGTGAAAAAAGATTCTCTGAAGGCCATAGCAGTGGATAGAGAGGCAGGAATATTTGAATTCCCGCGACTAGGCCGTATCTAG
- a CDS encoding MFS transporter, giving the protein MDLDRIPDIAKYLSLVFLVSWIGRATVWNFLPIFIEEQISSVFLVGVVTSLPALIPLITDIPVGNLVQRSGEKIVIFVGLAAAILPPVMYYTAAAPFIVLGKTMEGVVKSLVWNGGWSLSLQASDEDVESESVSVFLLGVNVAYILGPIVGGYLLASYGFNLTFRIWAFSALLGLALFYFYIGLGRDEADESLEESVEDLFHRSTYSKEWRDLKENWSELRLPYSLIFLYSIIFSFYWLAIPLLLERMGADLQMMGIIFGIAAVPKSFQFIFGELADRRGKLKVLSALSILIIPVLAVMNFVSDLMMIGGLVLVARTLSSGMSPVIHAVYDERVPDDIESEMTSFMEFFKHAGTAIGPVLAGAVASIWSINESFLAASLVGATIFMVTWMGSKNYL; this is encoded by the coding sequence ATGGATCTTGACAGGATACCTGACATTGCGAAGTATCTATCGTTGGTTTTCCTAGTTTCCTGGATAGGAAGAGCTACAGTTTGGAATTTTCTACCGATTTTTATTGAAGAGCAAATTTCAAGTGTATTCCTGGTAGGTGTAGTAACTTCATTGCCAGCTTTGATACCGTTAATAACAGATATACCTGTAGGAAATCTTGTTCAAAGATCAGGAGAGAAAATAGTTATTTTTGTCGGCCTCGCGGCAGCTATTTTGCCTCCGGTTATGTACTATACTGCTGCAGCACCTTTCATTGTTCTTGGAAAAACCATGGAGGGAGTTGTCAAATCGCTCGTATGGAATGGAGGATGGAGCCTATCTTTACAGGCTTCCGATGAAGATGTTGAGTCAGAATCTGTTTCAGTATTCCTTCTCGGAGTTAATGTAGCATACATACTTGGTCCTATAGTAGGAGGATATCTACTAGCATCCTACGGTTTCAATTTAACATTCAGAATTTGGGCCTTTTCGGCATTACTTGGTCTTGCATTGTTCTATTTCTACATAGGTCTTGGAAGAGATGAGGCTGATGAAAGCCTTGAGGAATCTGTTGAAGATCTTTTCCATAGAAGCACTTACAGTAAAGAATGGCGTGATCTCAAGGAGAACTGGAGTGAACTACGGCTGCCTTACTCTCTGATTTTTCTTTATTCTATAATTTTCTCATTTTACTGGCTTGCAATTCCTTTACTGCTAGAAAGAATGGGTGCGGATCTTCAGATGATGGGCATAATCTTTGGTATCGCAGCTGTGCCAAAATCATTCCAATTTATTTTTGGAGAATTAGCTGACAGAAGAGGTAAACTAAAAGTGCTCTCAGCGCTTTCGATTTTGATTATCCCTGTTCTGGCAGTTATGAACTTTGTATCGGATCTAATGATGATAGGAGGTCTCGTTCTGGTAGCTAGAACATTGTCTAGTGGAATGTCTCCGGTAATCCATGCAGTATACGATGAAAGAGTTCCTGATGATATAGAAAGCGAGATGACAAGCTTTATGGAATTCTTCAAGCATGCAGGAACAGCTATAGGCCCTGTTCTTGCTGGTGCGGTTGCATCGATATGGAGCATCAATGAATCCTTCCTTGCCGCATCTTTGGTTGGAGCAACGATTTTCATGGTGACATGGATGGGCAGCAAGAATTATCTCTAG
- a CDS encoding transcriptional regulator — MRFEVEVVNEELLPAIRSMIANQLKQEYGLKQSEIAEKLGVTQPAVSQYLSNSRADQDIIQRLKDDPQIGILVRDAASKAATDEIFAQEISEIIRNVRDKGIMKEEFRDTYRII; from the coding sequence ATGCGGTTCGAAGTCGAGGTAGTGAACGAAGAACTTCTACCTGCCATAAGAAGCATGATAGCCAACCAGCTCAAGCAGGAGTACGGACTGAAACAGTCAGAAATAGCGGAAAAACTGGGAGTAACACAGCCCGCAGTATCACAGTATTTGAGCAACTCAAGGGCCGATCAAGACATAATCCAGCGTTTGAAGGATGATCCGCAGATCGGGATACTTGTGAGAGATGCAGCATCAAAGGCCGCTACAGATGAAATATTCGCACAGGAAATATCAGAAATAATCAGAAATGTGCGGGACAAAGGAATAATGAAAGAAGAATTCAGAGATACTTACCGAATAATCTAG
- a CDS encoding cryptochrome/photolyase family protein — MTAIVWIRRSLREHDNTALVKASEEHEEVIPFYVVDDNYFSNATLGYPRVSFWHDSLKELKENLSGQQGKDLVVRKGKPIEQLQKIVEETGADAVYHNKDYTPYARERDEKVAEKLDVPVNKFKDVVMFEEKEILTNSGTSYKVYTYFSKKWFKKEKRRPQEVEDYTTPDIDSDEIPSLKELGFEKPDDMEVWEGGRENGLDRIEEFKDKIWNYDENRDYAWKDSTSKLSPHLRFGTVSIREVFWEAERIKARNPDSDTSGIKTWQEELAWRDFYMQVLYNWPETAEKPFLEQYEDIEWRSKEEAEEDWEAFINGKTGYPFVDAGMRQLKRTGWMHNRLRMVVTSFACKDLWLDWKDLHEYFKKMFVDAEKASMIGGIQWAYSIGTDAQPYFRVFNPYSQSEDYDPDGEYIKNWVPELEDVPDEHIHRPHKMNQIQQENYGIEIGEDYPRPIVNHDEKRKEAIEKFEEVRED; from the coding sequence ATGACGGCGATAGTCTGGATCAGAAGAAGTCTGAGAGAACATGACAATACTGCACTGGTAAAGGCCTCGGAAGAGCACGAAGAAGTAATTCCCTTCTACGTGGTTGACGACAACTACTTCTCAAATGCTACACTAGGCTATCCACGGGTAAGTTTCTGGCATGACTCTCTGAAGGAGTTGAAGGAGAATCTATCGGGCCAGCAAGGCAAGGATCTTGTTGTCAGAAAAGGAAAGCCCATCGAACAGCTTCAGAAAATTGTGGAGGAAACAGGTGCTGACGCCGTCTACCACAACAAAGATTACACTCCTTACGCAAGAGAGCGCGACGAGAAAGTAGCTGAAAAACTGGATGTACCGGTCAACAAGTTCAAGGACGTCGTCATGTTCGAGGAAAAAGAAATACTAACTAATTCAGGTACTTCTTACAAGGTATACACTTATTTCAGCAAGAAATGGTTCAAGAAAGAAAAGAGAAGGCCTCAGGAGGTAGAAGATTATACTACACCTGATATCGACTCCGATGAAATTCCTTCTCTAAAAGAACTCGGCTTTGAAAAGCCAGACGACATGGAGGTCTGGGAGGGAGGCCGAGAGAACGGCCTCGACAGGATAGAAGAGTTCAAGGACAAGATCTGGAACTACGACGAAAACAGAGACTACGCCTGGAAAGATTCAACAAGTAAACTCTCTCCACACCTCAGGTTCGGCACAGTCAGTATAAGAGAGGTTTTCTGGGAGGCCGAAAGAATCAAGGCCCGAAATCCTGACAGCGATACATCGGGCATCAAGACATGGCAAGAAGAACTAGCCTGGCGCGACTTCTACATGCAGGTACTGTACAACTGGCCTGAAACTGCAGAAAAACCATTCCTGGAACAGTACGAGGATATAGAGTGGAGATCGAAGGAAGAGGCTGAGGAAGACTGGGAGGCCTTCATCAATGGAAAAACAGGTTATCCATTCGTAGATGCAGGCATGAGGCAGTTGAAGAGGACTGGCTGGATGCATAACCGGCTGAGAATGGTTGTAACTTCTTTTGCGTGTAAGGATCTCTGGCTGGACTGGAAAGATCTGCACGAATACTTCAAGAAAATGTTTGTCGACGCGGAGAAGGCCTCAATGATAGGAGGAATCCAGTGGGCCTACAGTATCGGTACAGACGCCCAGCCGTACTTCAGAGTCTTCAATCCATACAGTCAGTCAGAGGACTACGATCCTGACGGAGAATACATCAAAAACTGGGTACCAGAACTGGAAGATGTTCCGGACGAGCATATCCACCGGCCTCACAAAATGAATCAGATCCAGCAGGAAAATTACGGTATTGAGATTGGAGAAGACTATCCAAGGCCTATCGTTAATCACGATGAGAAAAGGAAGGAAGCTATAGAAAAGTTTGAAGAGGTTAGAGAGGATTAA
- a CDS encoding nicotinate phosphoribosyltransferase, with protein sequence MSTTTQTGKFDLPENHEKFTDKYFLRSREILEQEGLNPEVAVKVFARGEGEVAGLEEAAAIVDKYSESEDTELHVTEADEFETKDPLMVLKGPAQDVIDLETMYLGAVSHGLTEASPDHETVDPEEFGEAVGEVTDIYDVPLLEFGARHYHWTDTADLARAAYDNGAVGTSTDVGAATFGEEGLGTTPHALTIILGEEYGEDEATRKTAELFDRNMDEDIPRTTLVDTWNQEIDDALETAEYFEDRDVEYGFRVDTCGENIAQGGRPENSETGPYETGTGVRIESVKALKDALRENGYDDAEIVLSSGFGNPEKAEAFHEANVEYEEEHGEKLFDAVGAGAFSDGIHATADIYEINGEEFSKVGREVDAEAMEEYVENQMRQVI encoded by the coding sequence ATGAGCACGACAACACAGACTGGAAAGTTCGATCTGCCGGAAAACCACGAAAAATTCACAGACAAGTACTTCCTGAGATCGAGGGAGATACTTGAGCAGGAGGGCCTCAACCCCGAGGTAGCGGTAAAAGTATTTGCCAGGGGAGAGGGAGAAGTAGCGGGCCTGGAAGAAGCAGCTGCAATTGTAGACAAGTACTCTGAAAGCGAGGATACCGAGTTGCATGTTACTGAGGCCGACGAGTTCGAGACGAAAGACCCATTGATGGTGTTGAAAGGGCCTGCACAGGATGTGATTGATCTGGAGACAATGTATCTTGGCGCAGTATCCCATGGATTGACAGAGGCCTCCCCAGATCACGAGACCGTTGATCCCGAGGAGTTTGGTGAGGCTGTTGGAGAAGTAACTGATATCTATGACGTGCCTCTTCTCGAGTTCGGCGCCAGACACTACCACTGGACTGATACCGCTGACCTGGCCAGAGCTGCGTACGATAACGGAGCAGTCGGAACCTCCACAGATGTCGGTGCTGCAACCTTCGGTGAGGAAGGCCTTGGCACAACGCCACACGCGTTAACAATTATACTTGGCGAAGAATACGGAGAGGACGAGGCGACAAGGAAGACTGCCGAGCTTTTCGACAGGAACATGGATGAAGATATCCCAAGGACCACGCTAGTCGATACATGGAACCAGGAAATTGACGACGCACTCGAGACAGCAGAGTACTTCGAAGACAGAGATGTAGAATACGGTTTCCGGGTTGATACCTGTGGAGAAAACATTGCACAGGGCGGAAGGCCTGAAAATTCAGAGACAGGGCCTTATGAGACAGGTACAGGAGTCAGAATAGAATCAGTCAAGGCTCTGAAAGATGCATTGCGTGAGAACGGTTACGACGATGCAGAAATCGTCTTATCCAGTGGATTCGGAAATCCTGAGAAAGCAGAGGCCTTCCACGAGGCTAACGTCGAGTACGAGGAAGAGCACGGTGAGAAGCTGTTTGATGCTGTCGGTGCCGGCGCATTCTCCGATGGAATACATGCAACCGCCGATATCTACGAGATCAACGGCGAAGAGTTCTCCAAAGTAGGCCGTGAGGTTGACGCCGAGGCAATGGAAGAATACGTCGAGAATCAGATGAGACAGGTGATTTGA
- a CDS encoding cysteine hydrolase family protein, whose translation MSAESFEVRPDGGSIVDDAIAAYGEDTIFWNVDTQYDFMRPDGKLPVGEGNGAEDIEDALAEVTEIAREKDIRVVNTADHHNQDSAEFSEDPDFQETFPPHCLADSEGAEYVPATQPENPLELDWRDEADWSKVMNHEGDFVLYKDAFDVFAGEPESPHAEDLVETLDPDRAVVYGVATDVCVDYAIEGLMDQGVEVYVVEDATKGIDPEASKDSIQKWSENGATIGSTDGLSDYLESDGL comes from the coding sequence ATGAGTGCAGAGAGCTTCGAGGTAAGGCCTGACGGTGGAAGCATTGTGGACGACGCAATCGCTGCCTACGGAGAAGATACTATTTTCTGGAACGTTGACACACAGTACGACTTCATGAGGCCCGATGGAAAACTGCCTGTAGGAGAAGGAAACGGAGCAGAAGATATCGAAGATGCTCTGGCAGAAGTAACCGAGATAGCCCGTGAAAAGGACATACGTGTAGTAAACACCGCGGACCATCACAATCAGGACTCAGCCGAATTCTCGGAGGATCCTGATTTCCAGGAAACCTTTCCTCCTCATTGCCTAGCAGATTCAGAAGGCGCAGAATACGTTCCTGCTACACAGCCTGAAAATCCTCTGGAGCTTGACTGGAGAGATGAAGCAGACTGGAGCAAAGTAATGAACCACGAAGGAGACTTCGTACTATACAAGGACGCATTTGATGTATTTGCTGGAGAACCAGAGTCTCCTCATGCAGAAGATCTTGTGGAAACACTTGATCCTGACAGAGCAGTAGTTTATGGAGTTGCAACGGATGTCTGCGTTGATTATGCAATTGAAGGCCTGATGGATCAAGGAGTAGAAGTATACGTAGTAGAGGATGCGACAAAAGGCATTGATCCAGAGGCCTCGAAAGATTCAATCCAGAAATGGAGTGAGAACGGTGCTACAATCGGAAGCACGGATGGCCTTAGCGACTATCTGGAGAGTGATGGCCTATGA
- a CDS encoding NUDIX hydrolase — protein MRHEDMPSTKHSENVSEDYGDNPEDYDPDEFDHPSVTVDDIIFTVKDDDLKVALIKRKRWPFEGKWALPGSFVDMDESLEEAAERTLHNKTGVGEDVYMEQLYTFGEQDRDPRTRVITVGYFALVHHEDVELQKTDDVEAIEWHSAYDLPELGFDHEEIIEYAVKRLRWKLEYSTAVFSLLPEKFTLSQLQNTYEVILDKELDKRNFRKKIHKHELVQETGEREKNVSHRPAKLYTANKDIGEIVEIL, from the coding sequence ATGAGACACGAAGATATGCCTTCCACGAAACACAGTGAAAACGTCAGCGAAGACTACGGCGACAACCCTGAGGACTATGATCCTGACGAGTTCGATCATCCCTCTGTGACTGTTGACGACATCATCTTTACAGTGAAGGATGACGATTTGAAAGTCGCGTTGATCAAGAGGAAGAGATGGCCTTTTGAGGGAAAATGGGCCTTGCCAGGAAGTTTCGTGGACATGGATGAATCGCTTGAAGAAGCAGCTGAGAGAACACTCCACAACAAGACGGGTGTAGGAGAGGATGTATACATGGAACAGCTCTACACATTTGGAGAACAGGACAGAGATCCTCGTACAAGAGTTATCACAGTAGGATACTTCGCGCTGGTACATCATGAAGACGTGGAGCTACAGAAAACAGATGATGTAGAGGCCATTGAATGGCACTCAGCGTATGATCTACCTGAACTTGGTTTCGACCATGAAGAAATAATCGAATACGCGGTCAAAAGACTGAGATGGAAATTGGAGTACTCGACAGCAGTTTTCTCACTACTGCCTGAAAAATTCACTTTAAGCCAGCTCCAGAACACCTACGAGGTAATACTGGATAAAGAACTGGATAAGAGAAACTTCAGGAAAAAGATTCACAAACACGAACTCGTACAGGAAACAGGAGAAAGAGAGAAGAACGTATCGCATAGACCTGCCAAACTTTATACTGCGAACAAAGATATTGGAGAAATAGTTGAGATCCTTTAA
- a CDS encoding potassium channel family protein, which translates to MYVVIAGINTLSKRLVERLEGRHDIVAIDADEDKCERLYSSSGATVINKSPTTLSALEDAGITQADVLISTLKDDNQNMVVCSLGKKYGVPKVVSKIEDEEYFEAFQIIGAETIGDTDILLSEFISSVEHPYLVKLANLSNDREVLKASIREDSELAGSNIRELKSMKHFPMSFQVLSVVKPEDTLKAENDIELEEEDQLVLIGPEDEKEKLDKFFQDQ; encoded by the coding sequence ATGTACGTAGTTATTGCAGGTATCAATACTTTATCGAAAAGGCTGGTTGAGCGATTGGAAGGCCGGCATGATATAGTTGCTATAGATGCTGATGAGGATAAATGTGAACGGCTTTATTCTTCTTCAGGGGCCACGGTGATTAACAAGTCTCCGACCACTCTTTCAGCTCTTGAAGATGCAGGAATCACGCAGGCCGATGTTCTTATCTCTACTTTGAAGGATGACAATCAGAACATGGTTGTCTGTTCGCTTGGAAAGAAGTACGGTGTTCCAAAAGTTGTCTCGAAGATTGAGGATGAAGAGTACTTTGAGGCCTTCCAGATTATCGGTGCAGAGACTATTGGAGATACAGATATTCTTCTCTCCGAGTTTATTTCCTCTGTTGAGCACCCTTACTTGGTGAAGTTGGCTAATCTCTCAAATGATAGAGAGGTTTTGAAGGCCTCCATCCGTGAGGATTCCGAGCTTGCAGGTTCAAATATTAGAGAGCTTAAATCTATGAAGCATTTTCCAATGAGTTTCCAGGTTCTGTCTGTTGTGAAGCCTGAGGATACTTTGAAAGCCGAGAACGATATCGAACTGGAGGAAGAGGACCAACTTGTCTTAATCGGCCCAGAAGATGAAAAAGAAAAACTAGATAAGTTCTTCCAGGACCAGTAA